The genomic DNA GGATAGAGCGATCAACGCGGCCGAGATTCGGCCCCCCAGGCCGGTCAGGGCCATCACGCCGATGATGATCCCCGCACAGGCACAGGTGGCCGCAACTTCCAGGATTCCTTTCGCTCCTCCCTCCAGGGCCTCGCTGATCTTTCTCCAGCCCATATGAGTGGCCCGGCGGGCAAAGCTGACGAGGATGATGGATAAAGAGGACCAAAGGCCTGCGCGGATCGGGGAGGTTTCCAACACGATGAGGGAGAAGAGGAGGACCACGATGGGCAAAAGGAGATGCCCCTGCCGGGAAAGAACCGCCGAAGCTTTGGGGAGCTCGGCCCGGGGGATGCCCTTTAGGTTGTACCGGAGGGCCTCGAAGTCGATCATCCAGTAAAGGGCAAAATAATAAAGGATGGCCGGGATCGTCGCGGCCACGATGATCTTGGTGTAGGTGAGGCCCAGAACCTCGGCCATGATGAAAGCCCCGGCGCCCATGACCGGCGGCATGATCTGCCCGCCCGTGGAAGCTACCGCCTCCACGGCTCCGGCCATCTGGGGACGGTAGCCCACGTTCTTCATCAAGGGGATGGTCATCCATCCGTCCACCATGACGTTGGCCACGGCAGAACCGGAGATGGTGCCGAAGAGAGAGCTGGCGATGACCGAGATCTTTGCCGGGCCTCCCCGGGCCCACCCGGCCACGGACTTGGCCAGATCCGTAAAGGTAGTCCCGGCTCCGGAGGAGCTCAAGAAAGAACCGAAGAGGATAAAGAGGAAAACGTAGGTGGAAGAGACTCCCAGAGGGATCGTGAAGATCCCTTCGGTGCCGAAGAGGAAGCTCACCATGCGGGCATAACTGTACCCTCCGTGGCGCATCCCCCCGGGCAGATATTGGCCCAGGAGCGTGTATCCGATAAAGACAGAGGCCAGGATGACCAGGGTGTAACCGGTGGTCCGGCGGGTCATCTCCAGGACCAGAAGGACAAAAGACGTTCCGAAAACGATGTCCCAGAAAGTGGGATCCACGCCGGTGCGCTGGATCAGTTCGTCGAAGTCAATAAAGATGTAAAGGGTAGAGATAACGGCCGCCAGGCACAGGGGGATGTCCAGAAAATGCAGGCCGTCGTCCTTTGAGCTCCGGTGGATTTTGAAGATGAAAAGGGTCAGAATCAGGGTAAAACAGAGATGGATGGCCCGCAACTGAAAAGGATCCATCGGATAGATGCCCAGGACAAAAACCTGCCAGATAGACATGCAGATGGCTACCCATCGTACGAATTGACTCAGATGTCCCGCAAGCTTCCTCTTGGGAAGTCCCTCTTCCCCTTCCGTTTCCAGCAACTTTAGGATGTTTTTTTCTTCGGACATGATTTGCTTTCTTTACGGGCGGGGGATCGGCCATCCTCCTTTTCATGGCGGATGGCCGATCCGCGGGTTATTCCTCTTTCCTTTTTCATTTCGGCGGAAGGGCCTTATCCGGGACGGGAATTCCTTTGTCCTTGAAGTATTTGTAGGCGCCCGGATGGAGGGGAAGACTAAGGAATTTCTGATTCGCCGCGGTAGCATCCTGAAGGGATTTGTGGGTCGCCACCAGCTGGTCATAGTTGGCGAAGGAGAGCTCACAGAACTTGTAGATCAGGTCGTCGGGTACATCTTTGTGGGCAAAGATGGCCGACCAGTCGGCGGTCGCCGGAACCGGGGCGGTCTGGTTCTTATAGGTATTAGCGGCAATCTCCGTGGGAGAAAGGAAAGGATACTTGGCTTCAATTTTCTTCAGATCTTCCGGAAGAAATCCTACGACCACTCCATCCAGGGTGGAGGTGACTTCATTGGTCGCCCCGTGGGGAATGCCGCCGCTGTTCCAGCCCGCATCGATCATGCCGTCTTGCATAAGGTTTACCGTGTCGGAAAAGGGGACGGTGACCACGCGGGAATATTTCATCCCCAGCAGGACTGCGATGTTGCGCAGGTACATGTCCGAAGTTCCACCCGGGGGCCCCCCGCTGACGACTTTTCCGTTGAAATCGCGGAAGTTGGTGATGTTTTTCTTCCTTAGCGCATATCCATGCCCATACGAGGGGAAGATGGCCATGACCGAGCGGAGGTTGTCATGTTTCTGTTTGGCCCATCCGGTCCCGGTCCAGGCTTCATAAGCCGAGCCCTGGGCGATGGTGGCAAAGAGGATCTGCTTCGACTGGATGAGCTTGGGGTTGTGCACCGACCCCCCGGTGACTTCGACGGTAGCCTTGATCCCCATCTTCTCGAAGATTTTGACAAAGCCCCCGCCAACGTAGTAAAAAGTTCCCCCGACGGAAGCGGTGCCGATGGAAACGGTCTTGGGCCACTCCGCCGCCGGGGCATTCGTTCCATTCAGTCCAAAGAGCAAGAAGACAAGGCAACTCAGAAAAAACAATTTTTTTATTTTCATGATTTCCTCCTTTTCCCCATCTGGAAAAACGCAGAGGGGCAGAGTTTTGGCCCCTCTGCAATCATCCTTTCGGACGGCAATCAGAAAGCTTCCAGCCCTAAAAGGCGGGCCGGATTCTTCTTGGCCAACCAGTTGATCTGCTCTTGGTTAATGCCCTTGCTCATCAGAGCCAGGATAAACTCCTTCATTCCATCGGCGGGAGTGGGATTCATATACTGTCCGAGGTCCGTAGCAATTATGCAATTTTCCGCCCCTACTTCTTTGATGGCTTTAGCGAATTCTTCGATGGGGACATGCTTCCAGCCCTTCATCCAGCCCAATGCTGCCTGAGGCCCCATCAGGTAGGTCAGATAACAATGTTCAATGAAAGCCCCCGCTTCTACACAGCGCTTTAAATCGCTGATGGACAATTCACCCGGGGACTGCATGGCATGGGTTACCAAGATTTTTCGGACCCCTTCCCGTTTAGCAGCCTTAACGGAAGCAAATACTTCTTGAGCCCAGACATGGCCCGTAGCGAAAATAATGTCTGCCTTGGCTACTAACTTCAAAACTTCGCGAAGCTGAGGAATCACATTTCCAGAAGCATCGATGACTCTGATTCCTCCAGCATCAGGTTTCTTGGCAAAGAAGGATTTGTGATTGGCCGCATCATGGGTTGGCAACCAGACGATCTTTCCACAGCCACCCGTAAACTTGATCATTCCTCCCTTTTTAAAGATAGTTTTAAGTGATGGAGACTGAGTTGATTTTCTTTCACCTCCTTTTCTTCAGTCCCCCGGAAGAAGGTTAGATTCTCAATGATCTGCCACGCTCGTCAGCCTCGATCATAGCCTGGTAAAGCTTTTGTTCGTCCACGGGAAAAGGCATATTGTGTGCAGAGCTCCCTGGAGCACAGGTGCGCTTTAGCCCTTCCCAGAAGAGGGGATCCTCGGCGTTGGTAAGCCCGATTTCCTTCAGAGTTAAGGGGAGTCCCAGCTGAGAATAGAAGGGGAGAAGAACTTTTAATTCATTTTCATTCTTTTCCAGGCAAAGCTGCACGATGGTGCCATAGGCCACCATTTCTCCGTGGAGATTTTGATGGATCTGAGGGAGAACCGTGAGCCCGTAAAGAAGAGCATGGGCCACGGCAATGCGAAACTTCGAACCTCCCAGACCCCCAATAATGGCAGTCAAAAGAATGTCGGCTTCCACGATCCTTTCCACGGCGCTGGAATTCCTCTGCGCCTCAACATCCCTTTTGGCTTCCAACCCCAATGAAAAAACAGTCTCTTTGACCTGAGTGGATAAGGTCATAGCGGCTTGGGTAGCTGCATCGTGTTGCCGGGCTTGGTCATAACCCGGCTTTCCTTCATACCATTTAGCCAGGGCATCCCCCATGCCCGCCGCCAATAGACGTTTGGGAGCCCGGGACAATATGGCAGAATCAACCAATACTAAGTCGGCACCTTTGCCATTCACCGTTGCTTGCCTTACTCCTTTTTCGTAGACCACAGCTACGGCGGAGGCTGCCGAGCAAGTAGCCGCGCTGGTGGGAATGGTTACCAAAGGAACTTTCATCCGATCCGCGACCATGCGAGAAGTGTCAATGGCTTTGCCCCCTCCCGTTCCTACGATAAAATCTAAATTTTGTTGGCGGGCGATGGCCTCTACTCGGGAAATTTCGCCGAGGCTGCACTCATCTTCAAAAAGAACGAAGGAAGGAGAAAGGCCAGCTGCAGCCAATCCATCCTCTAAGGTTGGTCGCACAATAGATAAAACCAATTCATCGCCTAAAACCAGCGGGCGACGGCCAATACCCTTGAGGTAATTTCCGGCTTCTGCCAGAACCCCCTCCCGTTGGATGTACTGCTTGCACCCTACGAATATATCAATCATCTTTTTTTACTTTTTTGGACACGGATGTACACAGATTATCAGGATAATCTAAAAAGAAAATCATTATCTGTTGTTATCTGCGCAAATCTGCGTCCTATTAAATTTAAACTGGTCTTTTAAAGATCCCCTTTGCGGGCGCCGCCATGAACGAGAAGCGGAAGTAAATTTCCCTGCTTATCAAAGGACATGGGTTGGGGGCCTTCCAGTACTTCCAGGTCCGATCTGTTTCTCAATTCTTCTCCGTAAACTTCGGAAACTTCTATTTCGTCCACTTGCAGAGTGTTTTTAATGCGCACGATCTTGCTCTTTTCCGGAGGCGTCAAGCCAATGGACCCCAAGGCCACCTTGATGGCTTGCTGGTCGTTTTCAAAATGCATAGGAACGGCAGCTTTTTCCAAGCTGATGCCCGTAATGCAGTTCATGTAGGTTGCCTGATAGTTGATCTTGTCTACCAGCCGCTTGGTCGTTAAGTCGGCCAATCCAATTCCCGTGGCGTTTCCGTTGGAATTGGAGGTCAGGTCGCGGACAAAAAGTCTTTTGATGTTCGTCGGATGGGGAAAGACTCCTATTAGATCGCGGTTTCTCCCGGTGACATTTGGGTCAATCCCCGTGCCGCTGATATCTTTGCCCATCTCATCCACGATTAAAAGATCGATTTCATTGAAAGGAAGCCGGGGCATCATCTGCTTGGCCGTCTCAAGCAGTTCCCGTTCTTTCGTTTCCAGCTCTTCAGGTTTCAGAGCCACGATTTTCGCTGTTTCGTCATATCCGTTTTCCACCATCCCCAGTCCGCACAAAACGGGAGCTTTCTTCAAAACCTCCCTTCCCGCATCGACGATGATTTTGGGAAAGGTATATTGGATGGCCGCCTTGTGGTAATACTCCGCCCCTTTTTGCTTGCCCATGCCGATGGCCATCATCTTCATCAACCCGCTCTCGATCGGGGCTTTGAATTTGGTATGGGGTTTGATGCGGTTCGTCACAATGATCCAATCCGCTTGCGAAGCATTCCGGTCAATGAAGACCGGAACACCGTCTTCGGTCTTGCTGATCTCCACTACTTCCATGGAGGAAAGAACGGGGGCTCCGGTGAAAGCCTCCGTCACGTTATAGTGGGCGAGAAGGTCTGCTTGCCCTTCGGCCGTCGCCCCTCCGTGACTGCCCATGGCGGGAAAGATAAAAGGTCTTGCCCCCAGGGACTTTAGGTAGGCCACGGCTGCTTTTAAAATCACCGCAATGTTGGCCACGCCCCGGCTCCCGGCAGTGAGGGCAATACGTTGACCGGGTTTGACGCGGCCTTCCAGGGAGAGTTTTTTCAATTCAGCCTGCACTGTTCCTGGAATATCCTGGACCACCGTGCGGTCGAACTTCTGACGAAGGCGATATACTTGCGGATAATTCATGATATTAACCTCCTTACCAAAGGATAGCGCAGAGCGCATGGAGCATAGCGTAAAAAACGGTTCAAGGGTACCAAAATAGAGAATCGCCCGCGCCGCTTGGCGCTCTGCTCTCTGCTCTCTGCGTATTTTTATTTAAAGACTTCAATGGCCATGTCCGGGCAGATTTTTCCACACATGGTGCAGCTGGTACACTCCCCGGAATTTTCAAAAAGGACGAAATGATATCCTTTTTCGTTAAAATCTTCTGCAAGGCGAATCATTTTTTTGGGACAGGTAATCAGGCAAAGCTGACAACCTTTACACCGTTCTCTATCGATGTCGATCTTTCCCATCATTCTTTTCCTATTTCAAATTTATTAGGACGCAGATCAACGCAGATTTACAGGATTATAAAAACGGCGCAAGGCATAAGGCCCAAGGCGCTAGGTAAAAAATCGGCGCAAATCTGCGTCCCAAATATTATTTCTGTTTTGCGGCGGCTTCGGCGCCGCGGCGCAGCGCTTCTTCATTGACCGCAAGCAATTCTTGGCGATGTTCGGGGATCATCCGCCGCAAAGCGACAATGACTGACTCCAGGGAAACGACCTCTCTCCCCCCCACATAGGCTCCCAGTGCGGCCATGTTCGTAACCTGGAGGGTGCCCACTTCTTCGGCAATCTTGTTCGCTGGGACTTTAATGATCCTGCAGTCGGAACGCTGGGAGTCCCGCTCCACCAGGGAAGAGTTGATAACCAGGA from Deltaproteobacteria bacterium includes the following:
- a CDS encoding TRAP transporter permease, encoding MSEEKNILKLLETEGEEGLPKRKLAGHLSQFVRWVAICMSIWQVFVLGIYPMDPFQLRAIHLCFTLILTLFIFKIHRSSKDDGLHFLDIPLCLAAVISTLYIFIDFDELIQRTGVDPTFWDIVFGTSFVLLVLEMTRRTTGYTLVILASVFIGYTLLGQYLPGGMRHGGYSYARMVSFLFGTEGIFTIPLGVSSTYVFLFILFGSFLSSSGAGTTFTDLAKSVAGWARGGPAKISVIASSLFGTISGSAVANVMVDGWMTIPLMKNVGYRPQMAGAVEAVASTGGQIMPPVMGAGAFIMAEVLGLTYTKIIVAATIPAILYYFALYWMIDFEALRYNLKGIPRAELPKASAVLSRQGHLLLPIVVLLFSLIVLETSPIRAGLWSSLSIILVSFARRATHMGWRKISEALEGGAKGILEVAATCACAGIIIGVMALTGLGGRISAALIALSGNSLILALFLTMIVSFILGMGLPTTAAYVICASTISPALTQMGVPPLAAHMFIFYFACLSAITPPVALAAFAAAGIAQTGLWGVGLCAVKIAAAGYIIPYMFVYGPALLMIGSWGEIIYSLATACVGTVCLAGGLQGWFLKVITWPQRILLIIAALGLIKPGWMTDLLGAIILAIVIVSVKMGYYKKEEVAILPSGVR
- a CDS encoding 2-oxoacid:acceptor oxidoreductase family protein, whose amino-acid sequence is MHESVIMSGFGGQGILLMGQLLCYAGMHEGKNVTWMPSYGPEMRGGTANCTVMLSPERVGSPVTRHPSSLIAMNKPSLDKFESVLQPGGFLVINSSLVERDSQRSDCRIIKVPANKIAEEVGTLQVTNMAALGAYVGGREVVSLESVIVALRRMIPEHRQELLAVNEEALRRGAEAAAKQK
- a CDS encoding iron-containing alcohol dehydrogenase family protein; this translates as MIDIFVGCKQYIQREGVLAEAGNYLKGIGRRPLVLGDELVLSIVRPTLEDGLAAAGLSPSFVLFEDECSLGEISRVEAIARQQNLDFIVGTGGGKAIDTSRMVADRMKVPLVTIPTSAATCSAASAVAVVYEKGVRQATVNGKGADLVLVDSAILSRAPKRLLAAGMGDALAKWYEGKPGYDQARQHDAATQAAMTLSTQVKETVFSLGLEAKRDVEAQRNSSAVERIVEADILLTAIIGGLGGSKFRIAVAHALLYGLTVLPQIHQNLHGEMVAYGTIVQLCLEKNENELKVLLPFYSQLGLPLTLKEIGLTNAEDPLFWEGLKRTCAPGSSAHNMPFPVDEQKLYQAMIEADERGRSLRI
- a CDS encoding lactate racemase domain-containing protein → MNYPQVYRLRQKFDRTVVQDIPGTVQAELKKLSLEGRVKPGQRIALTAGSRGVANIAVILKAAVAYLKSLGARPFIFPAMGSHGGATAEGQADLLAHYNVTEAFTGAPVLSSMEVVEISKTEDGVPVFIDRNASQADWIIVTNRIKPHTKFKAPIESGLMKMMAIGMGKQKGAEYYHKAAIQYTFPKIIVDAGREVLKKAPVLCGLGMVENGYDETAKIVALKPEELETKERELLETAKQMMPRLPFNEIDLLIVDEMGKDISGTGIDPNVTGRNRDLIGVFPHPTNIKRLFVRDLTSNSNGNATGIGLADLTTKRLVDKINYQATYMNCITGISLEKAAVPMHFENDQQAIKVALGSIGLTPPEKSKIVRIKNTLQVDEIEVSEVYGEELRNRSDLEVLEGPQPMSFDKQGNLLPLLVHGGARKGDL
- a CDS encoding DUF6282 family protein codes for the protein MIKFTGGCGKIVWLPTHDAANHKSFFAKKPDAGGIRVIDASGNVIPQLREVLKLVAKADIIFATGHVWAQEVFASVKAAKREGVRKILVTHAMQSPGELSISDLKRCVEAGAFIEHCYLTYLMGPQAALGWMKGWKHVPIEEFAKAIKEVGAENCIIATDLGQYMNPTPADGMKEFILALMSKGINQEQINWLAKKNPARLLGLEAF
- a CDS encoding TAXI family TRAP transporter solute-binding subunit, which translates into the protein MKIKKLFFLSCLVFLLFGLNGTNAPAAEWPKTVSIGTASVGGTFYYVGGGFVKIFEKMGIKATVEVTGGSVHNPKLIQSKQILFATIAQGSAYEAWTGTGWAKQKHDNLRSVMAIFPSYGHGYALRKKNITNFRDFNGKVVSGGPPGGTSDMYLRNIAVLLGMKYSRVVTVPFSDTVNLMQDGMIDAGWNSGGIPHGATNEVTSTLDGVVVGFLPEDLKKIEAKYPFLSPTEIAANTYKNQTAPVPATADWSAIFAHKDVPDDLIYKFCELSFANYDQLVATHKSLQDATAANQKFLSLPLHPGAYKYFKDKGIPVPDKALPPK
- a CDS encoding 4Fe-4S dicluster domain-containing protein; its protein translation is MMGKIDIDRERCKGCQLCLITCPKKMIRLAEDFNEKGYHFVLFENSGECTSCTMCGKICPDMAIEVFK